The genomic DNA cattggtccggtattaagagagatctctgcagtcggcagcagagaaACATGCTATAAtataagttaataggacaatcgTCCAGCTTTTATTTATCTTAATAGAAGTGCTCGTtgtgccgctgacagactcagattaatattctaagtgtctgacaacattatagaaaggatcccttcagagatagacctttaaaatcctctttgagacctgtttaaccagaaacagctctgaagtctctagctctaaacccaccagactccatttaaaaaaatcactacttttagcgtgtacagagccagcatattGTCACatttaaatcagtaaactatgtgtttatttcaaccagaactagagttgtgatggttggaaaagtggaaagacgaccccaAAACGTCTTTTATTAGTtgtatttagtttctgttggctctgaatgaagtgtattttacgatgcttaaatcactctttatttacatggagtctggtgggtttagcgaacgcaatttcccagatgttttaatgatttaaaaaaaaggatcttaatctttaacagaaaggtcgacctccttagaaatcctttccataatgatgtcagacacttagaatattaatctgagtctgtcagcggcaaaacaagcacttttatgGACAttaatacaagctgcacaattgtcctattaacttacattgttaaaaaataaataaaaactcaggaaaatagggtccagatgaaaaaaaaaaaaaaaaacagtatttatACTTTAAGGCGTACCAGGACATTTGATGCTTCACTTCCACCAACTTATCACCACTACTTTTACAATTATTCATCAAATTCAATTAGACCAATAGTTAAGATTAGAGGAAGACCATTTAAACCGTTTTTCTCGAATGCTATAAAATGAAGAGCGTGGGACCAactgtgttatttttgggcaatttggtggaaagaaacccaaaatttCTGATAGAAAACGGATAAAAttagacccgaggacaacatttAAAAGGgctaaaagtacaatatttctcagCTTTCTTATGCTGAAACCTGCTGCCATCTCACACAGGTGTGTGCGGGAGGGTGTCAGTCAGTCGTCTGTATCACCATAATACATGTGCTGTATATGTGGGTGGGTGAgcgtgtgtgggagagagaagagagagtgtGAAATACTTTCTTTTAGGAGCACTGATCTGGAGTGGCACCTTGAATTTCCCTGTGTTAATACACTGTATTCATGCAATGACAAATAAagcttgatttgatttgaaatgtagcggagtagaagtagaaagtggaatgaaaagaaaagactacaAGTAAAgttacctcaacatttgtacttaaatacagtactggagtaaaatgtatttagttacagATATACACAGCATGCTAGAGAACACCCTTCCTCTAATAGCATACGTTTCCAGcctgtggttttattttttgggccaTTTATTCCACTTTCCATCGCAATGTTTATCTGTAACTTTACCTAAACTACTTGAGTAAGTGTACGTAGTTACAGTCCAGCCAATGCTGTTaacactagctagctacataagTCTGAGACATTACACCTGGCCCTGACTAAATCAaactaaaaccaaaattaaaacTATATTACACCACTGCAAAGTAACAATAAAGTCCACAATATGCTACAGGATGTCCTTCCTCTGAAAGCATACGTTCTCAGCATTTATATCGGCCTGTGGTTGTTATTTTTGGGGCAGTTTATTCCACTTTAACGCGCCACTTTTCATCCCAATGTTTACCTGTAACCCACCGGGCAGTTAGCATCGCTTAGCTAGCGGTTAGCACGTACCTCATTCTCCACTTCCTCGGCTTCTCCATCGCTGCTGCGCTCGCTCTGGTTGTCGGAGAAGTCGCTGTCGTCGCTGTCAGACATCTTAGCTGCCCGGAGCACACTGTGAAGGGGGCATGAAACACAAACCCGCTTCGCTAAAGTCTGAATtgcagaataataaaaaacaacaaatgctaACGGCTAAGCTAGCAGCGCCGAAGCATTCCAGGGCATAACAATCAGGCCTAGCAAAGCATGCTAACGTTATTTGAATGGATATCTCCCAAACAACGGCAAACAAATGTTACTTAATGAGCTCCGCGGTTGTTACTTACCCGTATGACCTCCCGCTTCTGTTCAATATCTTATAAGTTGagtaataaaagtaaatatCCCCTTATTTCGATTAGTCTGACGTCTCTCACGTCTTCTTGGGCAGCCGCGAGATTTCGAAAAGCTGGGGGAACTCTCGCGGGTTTTGGGGGGCGGTTGTGGTCATGAGagaaagaggtctcactctgcttcttttttataaaattaCACACCAGTTACAGAGACACTGGTTTATAGATTGAGTGGAAGAAGATCTTTTAGGTAAAAGTTGTAATACTACAGCGtataaatactctgttacaagtaaaagtcctgctttcaaaatcgtactcaagtaaaagtacaaaaatattatAATCATTGATTGTATCTGAGTATAATTAactaaaaatacacaaaacGTGATTCCTCAGGGATTTAAAACATCTTTATTGTATAATGTTTCAGCCATGATATAATTCACACATAACAGTATACAAAGTATTCAATTTGACACAAAAAAGACAGGACAAAATAAGTAGTATaagtttgtttttcaaaataaaggttatttttcaaaataaaagtctttttTCAATCAATATCATTcgaatcataaaaaaatatattttttcttaaaaaaaatctgaagatCTTAAAGAAACATTCAATATCTAACTTtgctgacatgcttttatttcgaaaaaaaaagtctaatatcTTTCACTgcattattgcatgtctcatatagctttctcacaTACAGTTTGGGCCTCATAAAGTCCCCAAAAAATCTTGTGATGTGtgtttatggaaaggatttctaaggaggtcgacctttctgttaaagagtaagatcctttttttaaacataaaaacatctgtgaAATTGCAttctctaaacccaccagactccatgtaaataaagagtgatttaagcatcgtaaaatacacttcattcaaagtggacagaaactaaataaaactatgtaAAGCCATTTtcggtcgtctttccacttttccaaccatcacaactctagttctggttgaaataaacacatattttactgatttacatgtgacaatatgttggctctacacacgctaaaagaGTGATTGCTAATGTTTCAATATACTTTAATATAGTTGTATGTGTGGTTTCTTTTTTCACCCATTTGcattatgtttatatatatatatatatatatatatatatatatatatatatatatatatatatatatatatatataatttagaaTCTATAAAATAGAGgttcaaaataaactttttcaaaataaaagtatttttttctatcAATATTCGAATCAtaaatctttttaattttttctcagAAGAAAATCTGAACATCTTAAAGAAACATTCAATATCTAACCAAACATCATTTCAAACATGAACAttcataaaaatatttttttgtaattgcaaaacacacaccttccttggggatttttcttttttttaataattaacttTATTCATCAACAGTTACAATTAATGCCAGATACATACAAATACCAAAGTctaagagcaaaaaaaaacaggcattcagaacatataaaaacaccaaaaacaaacaTGCATTATGCATTTAAATAACTAGCCTATAAACTAACcatatagaaaaagaaaaaaactataaatCAGTTCATGATTATCTCATAGGTCGATGGTTTTAATagcttttttttagttttttagaaTATTGCATAGATGAAATGTGTTATTTGAGTTCATTTTCGAATGCTAAAAAAGATGGTTTGTGCttgaaaaacattacatttatattattcGTGtggatttttgttattttatcatcctgtttatgatgtatgtgtatgttgtgtgtgatgtctttaagctgctgggaccttgaatttccctttggggatcaataaagtatctatctatctatctatctatctatctatctatctatctatctatctatctatctatctatctatttaaacagttgtacagtttttattcccaacttatagatattttaaactatttgttcttatattctatcctattattatttaatgtatattgtattcttttatttcatctatattctgtatgtgtgactgatatttttgctgctgccacaccggactttcacatttttttgggatctatctatctatctatatctatctatctatctatctatctatctatctatctatctatctatctatctatctatctaactaactaactaactaactaactaactaactaatttTAAAAGAGTGATTCCTCTCTCTCACAACAATATCTCTGACGCGTCGTGACGCCATCACGTTCGACGGCTCTCTCGAACCAGCCAATCACATCGCGCTGTTTCAAGGAGAGTCACGAGTGTCCGTGTTGACAGCGTCGTTGCTGCGTTTTTGAAGaaataaaacagtaaaataaaatccataaaACCTCCGGGGGGGAGTTAAGCTGCGTCGGACATGAACAGCGTCGGGGAAGCCTGCACGGACCTGAAGCGCGAGTACGACCAGTGCTTCAACCGCTGGTTCGCCGAGAAGTTCCTGAAGGGGGACCGGAGCGGAGACCCGTGCACCGAGACCTTCCGGAAGTACCAGCGGTGCGTGCAGAAGGCCATCAAGGAGAAGGACATCCCGATCGACGGAGTGGAGTTCATGGGCCCCAACAAGGACAAGCCCGAGAGCTGATGGCGGCGGGGGAAGAAACCCCTAGACAGATACATTAGTACTGAGATCACCGGGGGGGAAGTGCGGCCATGAGGGCCTACTGAGCATGCGCAGAAGCAGAGAAGCTGTTGGAgcccttgtgtgtgtatatgtcatgGATGGATTAAGAGAACATGTGTATGATGTTAGTGCAGATTTAAACACAAGGAACTGATCCcaggacagttttttttttttttaataaaaaacctGCTGCTTACTGAGCATGCGCAGAAGCAGAGACGCTGTTGGAGCCTGTGTGTATGATGTATGTCAGATTTAAACACACAGAACTGATCCCAGGAcagtctttttttgttgttgttcaacCTGCTGCTTACTGAGCATGCGCAGAAGCAGAGtttctgcaggtgtgtgtgtgtgtgtgtgtgtgtgtgtgtgtgtgtgtgtgtgtgtgtgtgtgtgtgtgtgtgtgtgtgtgtgtatttggacACACACAACTGATCCcaggacagtttttttttgctgttgtttttaaacCTGTTGCTTATATTCTGGAGTTTCTTTAACATGAATGTTGGGCTGCTTGTAGTCGATTAACCAATCATCAACTATTATGATTGTTGTTTAAATTATATGCATAAAGTAAAGACCCAGATCAGTCTCTTTGCTCTGTTTGTATCTCTGTTAACTGAATGTTTTGGGGGGTTTTGGATAAAAGAAGACACTCTTAAGGGCCAGACAGGTTTAGTTTACTGACatgcatttattttgaaaagagaGTCTTAATATCTTTCACTgcattattgcatgtctcatatagctttctcacaTACAGTTTGGGCCTCATAAAGCCTGCCCAGGTATAGTTCACCATCTTTCGGGTCCTATCGCACGCGCTCACACGCTCCACCTCCCCGACAGGTGCGGGCGAGACGGGCCGGTGGTGCGCCCGACCCCAAGGGGCCGGGATCCCACCTCAGCAGGGGCGCGcctgtcttttatataggccttagtggtcccctaatactgtatctgaagtctcttttatatagaccttagtggtcccctaatactgtatctgaagtctcttttatatagaccttagtggtcccctaatactgtatctgaagtctcttttatataggccttagtggtcccctaatactgtatctgaagtctcttttatatagaccttagtggtcctctaatactgtatctgaagtctcttttatatagaccttagtggtcccctaatactgtatctgaagtctcttttatataggccttagtggtcccctaatactgtatctgaagtctcttttatatagaccttagtggtcccctaatactgtatctgaagtctctttatatagaccttagtggccttattgaattatttattctattctatataaTTATCCATCCCTGGTGGTGCTGTTGTAACCGATGTGATCTCTGCGTTGTGTAATAATTGAAGACTTCACACTTGCTTCTCAATCTTGTCGGATTTATTCTGGTAAACAAAGAATTATATCCTGGTCAGCCACGTGGGACGCAGCGTACACACCCAGTCATTCTAATTACAGATGGACAAAAGCCAATTAGCGACCTAGCATGCTACGCTAACCAGCCggctaagctaactagcatgACCTGAGCACTTTCTGTACATTGCTCGAGATAAGCATTTCAAACAGTATACGTAGCCGTCGCTACATTCGAACGGAGTATTTATACATCATCATATCAACGTGGCATGTAaatgaaatattattaaaagaaacaattaaaatgtgcacACTCCTCGTGCACTGGCACCTCTAAATCACGTACAAGGGCATATATCTACAGAGGAGACGCCCACTGACCAACCACAATACAGAATGTCATAAAAACCTCTTGGTATTGGATGATTAAACCCTAAATAACTGTTACACTGTCATCAGTTTGGATACAGTCCAGATCTTCTTGCTCCAGCCGGCTCCTAACGATATGTAACACGCTGCATGGAAGTATGACCTCCCATTCTCAGGTCAACAGAGACAAGTTGCCATTGTTGGATTTGAATACCTGTCTGTTCTCAATCTTCTGCAGACTTTGAGGAGTTGCATGAGAGCCGAGGTCATTTCCATACCCTGTGTCACAAAGCCCGCGCTTGCAAAACATTGCTCCATTGTTGTCTCCGTCCCCGATCAGAGAAgactaccgttagctagttaacactacacctgacagcaggtaatgttagcctaacgttagcaagttaacactacacctgacagcagggaacgttagcctgctgttagctagttaacactacacctgacagcaggtaatgttagcctaacgttagcaagttaacactacacctgacagcagggaacgttagcctgctgttagctagttaacactacacctgacagcaggtaatgttagcctaacgttagcaagttaacactacacctgacagcagggaaCGTTAGGCTgctgttagctagttaacactacacctgacagcagggaaCGTTAGCgctgttagctagttaacactacacctgacagcagggaaCGTTAGGCTgctgttagctagttaacactacacctgacagcagggaacgttagcctgctgttagctagttaacactacacctgacagcagggaaCGTTAGGCTgctgttagctagttaacactacacctaaCAGCAGGGAACGTTAGCCTAACGTTAgcaagttaacactacacctgacagcagggaacgttagcctgctgttagctagttaacactacacctgacagcagggaacgttagcctgctgttagctagttaacactacacctgacagcagggaacgttagcctgctgttagctagttaacactacacctgacagcagggaaCGTTAGCCTGCCGTTACCaggttaacactacacctgacagcaggtaatgttagcctaacgttagctagttaacactacacctgacagcaggtaacgttagcctactgttagcaagttaacactacacctgacagcaggtaacgttagcctaccgttagctagttaacactacacctgacagcagggaacgttaggctactgttagctagttaacactacacctgacagcaggaaCGTTAGGCTgctgttagctagttaacactacacctgacagcagggaaCGTTAGGCTgctgttagctagttaacactacacctgacagcagggaaCGTTAGGCTgctgttagctagttaacactacacctaaCAGCAGGGAACGTTAGCCTAACGTTAgcaagttaacactacacctgacagcagggaacgttagcctgctgttagctagttaacaacTACCTGACAGCAGGAACGTTAGCCTGCTGTTAGCTAgattaacactacacctgacagcagggaacgttagcctgctgttagctagttaacactacacctgacagcggGGACGTTAGCCTGCGTTACCaggttaacactacacctgacagcgggtaatgttagcctaacgttagctagttaacactacacctgacagcaggtaacgttagcctactgttagcaaGTTAACACTACGCCACAACAGGCGGCGCGTTAGCctccgttagctagttaacactacacctgacagcaggtaacgttagcctaccgttagctagttaacactacaccttacagcaggtaacgttagcctactgttagctagttaacactacaccttacagcaggtaacgttagcctaatgTTAgcaagttaacactacacttgacagcaggtaacgttaggcTGCCGTTAgcaagttaacactacacctgacagcagggaaggttagcctaccgttagctagttaacactacacctgacagcaggtaacgttagcctaccgttagctagttaacactacacctgacagcaggtaacattagcctaacgTTAGCAAGTTAAcgctacacctgacagcaggtaacgttagcctaccgttagctagttaacactacacctgacagcagggaacgttagcctgctgttagctagttaacactacacctgacagcagggaaCGTTAGGCTgctgttagctagttaacactacacctaaCAGCAGGGAACGTTAGCCTGCGCGTTAGAATtaactacacctgacagcagggaacgttagcctgctgttagcggttaacactacacctgacagcagggaacgttagcctgctgttagctagttaacactacacctgacagcgaggaacgttagcctgctgttagctagttaacactacacctgacagcagggaaCGTTAGCCTGCTGTTAGCtgagttaacactacacctgacagcaagGAAGAACGTTAGCGCCGTTAGCAGGTTAACACTAcaacctgacagcaggtaatgttagcctaacgttagctagttaacactacacctgacagcaggtaacgttagcctactgttagctagttaacactacacctgacagcaggtaacgttagcctaccgttagcaagttaacactacacctgacagcaggtaacgttagcctaccgttagctagttaacactacacctgacagcaggtaacgttagcctaccgttagctagttaacactacacttacaGCAGGGTAGcgcctactgttagctagttaacactacaccttacagcaggtaacgttagcctaacgttagcaagttaacactacacttgacagcaggtaacgttgagctgccgttagctagttaacactacacctgacagcaggggaaggttagcctaccgttagctagttaacactacacctgacagcaggtaacgttagcctacgttagctagttaacactgccgacagcaggtaacattagcctaacgTTAGCAAGTTAAcgctacacctgacagcaggtaacgttagcctaccgttagctagttaacactacacctgacagcaggtaacattagcctaccgttagctagttaacactacacctgacagcaggtaacgttagcctaccgttagctagttaacactacacctgacagcaggtaacgttagcctaccgttagtaagttaacactacacctgacagcaggtaacgttagcctgccgTTAGCaggttaacactacacctgacagcaggtaatgttagcctaacgttagctagttaacactacaccttacagcaggtaacgttagcctactgttagctagttaacactacaccttacagcaggtaacgttagcctaatgTTAgcaagttaacactacacctgacagcaggtaacgttagcctaccgttagctagttaacaaaaacaacaggtAATTtggctaccgttagctagttaacactacactgcCGGCGAAGTAGCCTGcctgttagctagttaacactacaccttacagcaggtaacgttagcctactgttagctagttaacactacaccttacagcaggtaacgttagcctaatgTTAgcaagttaacactacaccttacagcaggtaatgttagcctaatgttagctagttaacactacaccttacagcaggtaacgttagcctactgttagctagttaacactacaccttacaacaggtaacgttagcctaccgttagctagttaacactacacctgacagcagggaaggttagcctaccgttagctagttaacactacacctgacagcaggtaacgttagcctaccgttagctagttaacactacacctgacagcaggtaacattagcctaacgTTAGCAAGTTAAcgctacacctgacagcaggtaacgttagcctaccgttagctagttaacactacacctgacagcaggtaacattagcctaccgttagctagttaacactacacctgacagcaggtaacgttagcctaccgttagctagttaacactacacctgacagcaggtaacgttagcctaccgttagtaagttaacactacactacagcaggtaacgttacccgttagctagttaacactacacctgacagcaggtaacgttagcctaacgttagtaagttaacactacacctgacagcaggtaacgttagcctaacgttagtaagttaacactacacctgacagcaggtaacgttagcctactgttagctagttaacactacacctgacagcaggtaacgttagccactGGAGAGGAACGTATGACAGTGTGCaactgctgttgtcggaaaaacaacataagatgctgcgttcacttgaaattcgcctcgccagccttgtggtgcattcaaagttattagTAAAATACCTTTTTCTCAACcagtagttctttttttttttgtttaacaggaacttactggtgaaataagttattgttattacatttttaattaatcatttaattttgccttagcaataaaaatgtttttatcattAGGATAAACCCCTTGAGGTATATCCTATCGTTTTCGAGGAGCTCccaaatacaagctggacaatcaccctattaacttatattgtagcttgtttctctgctgctgactgcagcgatctctcttcatactggaccaatgtcaaagattgttgttcccttCAGTCACTTAGACTACCGTGACAAAGATTAGGATGTAACGTGATAAAAACATTGATTAGAGCAGGTCACTTGAGTTCACAGTGTGAGATCCAACTACTAGTACCAAGTATCAGCGTGCCATTGGTCTGTTGTCAACTACTAGTACCAAGTATCAGCGTGCCATTGGTCTGTTGTCAACTACTAGTACCAAGTATCAGCGTGCCATTGGTCTGTTGTAAAAGACCTTCCTCAGCAGTGACATACCACCGCTGAAACGCCGCAGGTTAAGccacaaaaaatgaaaaggtgatgaaaaggcgacaaaaaggcgacaaaaaaggtaatgaaaaggcgacgaaaaggtgaagaaaaagcaacaaaagggGGACAAAAAGGCGATAAAAATGCGATAAACATGCGACGAAAAGGCaatgaaaaggcgacaaaaaagtgacaaaaaggtgatgaaaaggtgacaaaaaggccacaaaaaggtgacaaaaaagtgatgaaaaggtaaaaaaaaaagcgacaaaattgcaacaaaaaggcaacaaaaaatgtgacaaaaagcgacaaaagggGGACAGAAAGGCGATAAAAATGCGATAAACATGCGaccaaaaaggcgacaaaaaggcaacaagaaaaacagaaactcacAGTGTGAGATCCAACTACTAGTACCAAGTATCAGCGTGCCATTGGTCTGTTGTAAAAGACCTTCCTCAGCAGTGCCATACCACCGCTGAAACGCCACAGGTTATTTGAGGACAACATTTTGGCACGGGGAGCCACATCTGGACTGAGACttgtaaaaatgtttcaaaatgaAAGTCATCAAACAGTGACTGGCTCTGTTAGAAAAGAACAGTCTACGGTGTTGTTATCCCCTCCGAATCTTGGCAACAGAGAGGAAATGGCCGCAGGGGCCAATAATCTGAACTAGCTGCTGCACGCATCTTCTATTATAGGCCTAGTCATTGTAGATAAtgagacaaagacaaaaaggCGACCAAAAAGGCGAcgaaaaggtgataaaaatgcgaccaaaaaggcaacaaaaaggcaacaaaaaggtgacagaaAAGGCAACAAAGGCTTCGCGAAAAGCGTAAAAGCTACAAAAGAAGGATGAAATGCTATAAAATCACGATGAAAGACGAAAAGATTGATAAAAAACGACAAAAGGCGCGAAAAGGTTgatgaaaaaggtgacaaaagcgACAAAAGGGACGAAAAGATTGACAAAAGGTGACGAAAGGTGACAAAAGGTGTGAAGAGTGACAAAAGGCTGAAAAGATtgacaaaaggtgacaaaaaggtgacaaaaaggtgacaaaaaggtgaaaaaagtgacaaaaaggcgacgaaaaggtgataaaaaggcGATCAAAATGCGaccaaaaaggcaacaaaaaggtgacagaaAAGGCAACAAGTAAGGCTACGAAAAAGCGTAAAAGAAGCTACAAAAAGGCGATGAAATGCTATAAAAATCACGATTGAAAAGCGACgaaaaattgacaaaacatGACAAAAGGCGCGAAAAGATTGACAAAAAGTAAAAGGAAAGCGAAAGCGTAAAAAGGATAAAGACCGAAAGAGGGGTGTAAAAAGAGGGTGACAAAGAGGCTGAAAGAGTTGACAAAAGCTGACGAAAAGTtgaaaaaggttgaaaaaaggtgacaaaaaggtgaaCAAAGGTGTGAAAAAGAGTGACAAAAGGCGGAAAAGGGACAAAAGATTGACAAAAGGTGTGAAAGGGTGACAAAGGTGAAAAAGgatgacaaaaaggtgacaaaggTGATGAAAGGGGTAAAGGGTGTGAAAAGGAGATAAAAGGTGTgataaaaggtgacaaaaggagTGGCAAAGGAGTGACAAAAGTGACGAAAAGGGTGATAAAAGAAGCGATCAAAATCGCTGAAAAGGCAAAAAAGGTGACAGAAAAGGTAACAAAATTAAAGACTCTGAAAAGTAAAGAAGCACAAAAGAGATGTGAAATGCTATAAAAATCACGATGAAAAGCGACGAAAGTTgccaaaaacatgaca from Perca fluviatilis chromosome 2, GENO_Pfluv_1.0, whole genome shotgun sequence includes the following:
- the triap1 gene encoding TP53-regulated inhibitor of apoptosis 1, with translation MNSVGEACTDLKREYDQCFNRWFAEKFLKGDRSGDPCTETFRKYQRCVQKAIKEKDIPIDGVEFMGPNKDKPES